One part of the Lusitaniella coriacea LEGE 07157 genome encodes these proteins:
- a CDS encoding inorganic phosphate transporter, whose protein sequence is MPEFQLILVAVLALYVAWNLGANDVANSMGTSVGSKALTLKQALIVAGVLEFIGAVAFSQGVSATLTTKIVNPILFQDNPQLLLVGMVSVLLACGIWLQIATRQGLPVASSHAVVGAIAGFSSLAAGWSAVEWTQIGQICLAWIVTPLGSGAIAALFYAIARREILNRTTPIASLQEWIPWLSSVLFALFGVIVFPTLFGRPFFAVVPLPSHTLALAAGGTAAIALSIAAWKGLEGTTIAGNTQPQNPPSQTVERILGRFQVTSACFVAFAHGSNDVGNAIAPLAAIVYILQTQTVPLNPFPIPLWILGLGGIGIVLGLAVQGKNVISTVGERIIPLQPSSGFCAELATATTILIASRLGFPVSTSHALVGAVVGIGLIQSQTEIRSSTLQPIVLAWAITLPASALLCALCFAILRLGVLGM, encoded by the coding sequence ATGCCTGAATTTCAGTTGATTCTTGTCGCAGTCTTGGCACTGTATGTGGCTTGGAATTTGGGCGCGAACGACGTTGCCAATTCAATGGGAACCTCTGTGGGTTCTAAAGCCCTGACTCTGAAACAGGCGCTAATTGTCGCCGGAGTTTTAGAATTTATCGGAGCGGTTGCATTCAGTCAAGGGGTGTCCGCCACACTCACAACAAAAATTGTCAATCCCATTCTTTTTCAAGATAATCCTCAATTGCTATTGGTGGGAATGGTTTCTGTATTGCTCGCGTGTGGGATTTGGTTGCAGATTGCCACGCGCCAGGGATTGCCCGTTGCCTCTTCTCACGCGGTTGTGGGCGCGATCGCGGGATTCAGCAGTCTCGCCGCCGGATGGAGTGCCGTTGAGTGGACGCAAATCGGTCAAATTTGCCTTGCTTGGATCGTTACGCCTTTGGGAAGTGGGGCAATTGCAGCATTATTTTACGCGATCGCGCGCCGGGAAATTCTCAATCGCACAACGCCCATCGCATCTCTACAAGAATGGATTCCCTGGTTAAGCAGCGTACTCTTCGCCTTGTTTGGCGTTATTGTCTTTCCTACGCTGTTTGGACGACCTTTCTTCGCCGTCGTTCCCCTCCCCTCCCACACCCTTGCTCTCGCCGCCGGAGGCACTGCCGCGATCGCCCTATCGATTGCAGCCTGGAAAGGGCTAGAGGGGACAACGATTGCAGGAAATACTCAACCTCAAAATCCACCTTCTCAAACCGTAGAACGTATCCTAGGGCGGTTTCAGGTAACAAGTGCCTGCTTTGTGGCATTCGCTCACGGTTCCAATGATGTTGGGAACGCGATCGCGCCCCTCGCCGCCATTGTCTACATCCTCCAGACCCAAACCGTTCCCCTTAACCCCTTCCCCATTCCCCTATGGATATTAGGGCTAGGAGGCATCGGTATCGTCCTCGGATTAGCCGTTCAAGGTAAAAACGTCATTTCCACCGTCGGCGAACGAATCATCCCCCTCCAACCCAGCAGCGGCTTTTGTGCCGAACTCGCCACCGCCACAACAATTTTAATTGCCTCTCGTCTCGGTTTCCCCGTCTCCACCTCCCACGCCCTCGTCGGAGCCGTTGTTGGCATTGGTCTGATTCAATCTCAAACCGAGATACGCAGTTCAACCCTGCAACCCATTGTCCTCGCTTGGGCAATCACCCTCCCCGCTTCCGCCCTTCTGTGCGCCCTTTGTTTTGCCATTTTGCGTCTGGGAGTGCTAGGAATGTAG
- a CDS encoding Cof-type HAD-IIB family hydrolase, with translation MTDIRLLVLDIDGTIAGISNEISPSVIEAIQAVQEKGIQVAIATGRMYRSALRFHQAINSPLPLLAYNGAWIQNPLTREIHRQLNVPIQAALELLDYFEQPEWRSRVGVHFYSNDCLYVREINADTEGYSRRSGVEPIAVGDLRTLLQHPITKVLALADTPQLIPKIAASLKARYTPEQLYLTQSSELFFETIHPQANKGSGVRFLAEEFLGLKPENVMAIGDNFNDLEMLEYAGLGIAMGDAPNAVKEVAQWVAPDVEGEGVAAAIQRFLL, from the coding sequence ATGACTGATATTCGCTTACTCGTATTAGATATTGATGGAACGATCGCGGGGATTTCTAATGAAATTAGTCCGTCTGTCATCGAGGCCATTCAAGCTGTACAGGAAAAAGGGATTCAAGTCGCGATCGCGACGGGACGAATGTATCGTTCTGCACTGCGCTTTCACCAAGCCATTAACTCCCCCTTACCCCTCCTTGCCTACAATGGCGCTTGGATTCAAAATCCCCTCACCCGCGAGATTCATCGACAGCTAAACGTTCCTATTCAGGCGGCGTTAGAGTTATTGGATTATTTCGAGCAACCGGAATGGCGATCGCGCGTGGGCGTTCATTTTTATAGCAACGATTGCTTGTACGTGCGCGAAATTAACGCCGACACCGAAGGGTATTCCCGACGTTCTGGGGTGGAACCCATTGCAGTGGGAGATTTACGAACCCTATTGCAGCATCCCATCACCAAAGTTCTTGCCCTTGCAGACACCCCTCAACTCATTCCCAAAATTGCGGCGAGTTTGAAAGCCCGTTACACCCCAGAACAACTTTACTTGACCCAATCCTCCGAACTCTTTTTTGAAACAATTCACCCCCAAGCCAACAAAGGATCGGGGGTTCGTTTTTTGGCGGAAGAATTTTTGGGATTAAAGCCGGAAAATGTGATGGCAATTGGGGATAATTTCAACGATCTCGAAATGCTTGAATACGCGGGATTGGGAATTGCAATGGGCGATGCACCCAACGCTGTTAAAGAAGTTGCTCAGTGGGTTGCACCCGATGTAGAGGGGGAGGGTGTAGCCGCAGCTATTCAACGATTTCTGTTATAA